The Parcubacteria group bacterium ADurb.Bin159 genomic sequence CACTCGTCACCGCGAAAAATATGTGTTGTTCCCATAAGATAATCATCAATTACGTGGGCGAAATGATAGGTGGGCAAACCATCAGATTTCATTATAACCACATCTAAATCGTTTTCCGGCAATTCTAGCCATCCTTTAATAAGGTCATTATGGATAAATTTATTTTTATTATTGCCCAATGACTTAAATCTAATAACATACGGCTTATTTTTAACTAACATTTTTTTCACCATTTCTTCATCCGCCTCTCTCCATTTAGCCCACTTGCCATAATAGCCCGTTCTTACTTTTAATTTTTCTTGTTCTCTTCGCATTTCTTCTAACTCTTCCTCTGTGCAAAAACAAGGATAAGCCCGGCCAATTTCTATTAAATATTTTATAAACGCTTTATAAATTTCTTTTCTTTTTGATTGCCGATAAGGACCATAATTTCCCTTTTCTTTTCCGTTAATATCTTCTCCCTCGTCTGGCGATAAATTAAATTTGTCCAATGATTCAATAATAATTTTGTAAGCATCTTTAATTTCTCTTTTTTTGTCCGTATCTTCTATCCGCAAAAAATAAACTCCGTTTGTCTGATGAGCAAAACGTTCGGATATAAGAGCGGTATAAATGCTCCCTATATGCATAAAACCAGTAGGACTCGGCGCTATTCTGGTCACCATTGCCCCTTGAGGCAATTTTCTTTTTGGATATCGCTTAAAAATCTCTTCTCGATGGGGACAGTCCCCAAAAAACGACCCCAAAAAGCTCGCATCAATATTAGCTTTTCTAGAAGAACTTTTGAATTTAGGGCTGTGAACCCTAAATTTATTTCTTTTAATATTTTTTATTATTTTTGCCATAATTTATTATTTATCCTAAAGTAAAAATGTTTTTTAACCCTAAAACTTTATTTTACACATTTACATATTCAATTTGCCTTATTTTCAAGATACTCTGTTTTCGAGATTTGTCAATTTATATTTGAGATACAACAAAAACAGGGCTTTCCTTGTTTTTACTAATTTTAAAAGGCGCCTTAAAAGACGCCTTTGGCTCTAACTATTATGTGTATGCTCGATATTATTGTGAACATTAGAGCAGTAACAAAGTAGCTCCAATAGAGAATTCCCACGGGCCAAGACCAAGGAATACCTGTTAACAACAAAAGTTTGGGAAGGAGAAATTTTAGTCCTCCCCAATATATTCCCACTCCCACAAACGGGATAATCCCTATAAAAGAAATCAAATACAGGATTATCCCTACTAACAGCATTCCTAAAAGATGATCAAACGTCTTTCCATAAACGAAATAGCCTACCAAGGACATTATTACAACCAATAATCTAGGGAATGACATTATCACCTTTATTTTCCCTATTTTCCCGAGCATACTGCTGCTACTTTCTTTGCTTTCCATGAATACCTCCTTTTTTTTGTTTTTTTTTAATTTTAAAATTTACTTTAATTTTTTAAAAATATTAATATTCCAACCCCCCATCTTCACTTACAACATTTATTTTGATTTTTAATAAAATTTTTTATAGAGCGATTGTATGTTTTCTCTATCTCGGGCGAAAAATAACAAGCAGGCAATTCATCGCTTTTTCGATGGTATCTTATGCAATCACAGCATATTCCTTTTCTCGGACATCCAGGATAAGTACAAGGACAATTTTTTGAATTTATTTCTTTTTTACACTCTGCCATATTTTTTGCGAATTAAAATATACAAATTACTAACAAGTTAAATGGAAAAAGCCGGTAATTCTTTTCCCTTCTTCTTGTAATTTATTATATTTTTTTATTGCTTTACCCGTCTTATCCACGATTAGGTTAATTTGCTTTTCTTTTGCTTTATTCTTAATCTCAGGAGAAACTTTAGCTACACCCCAAGCTCCTGTGCCGATAATAATTGCCTGCGGGTTCTCTTTAAAAGCGTTTTCTATATCATTCTCATCAATAAAATGAGATTCTTTCCTCCACCAAGAACGTATTTCTCCTTTCCCATCAATCTCTACATCTTCTTTGTATATTTTTCCATCAATTTTTATTTGCCCAAAAGAATAATCTTCTATCATATTTAATATGGAAAATTTCGCTCTTTTAAATTATAAAAACTTTACAAATTTATTATTTTTATCAACTAAAATAATCTTCGGCTTGATTCGTTTACCGGTAAGTTCAAATCCCATAATAATAATTTCATCGCCTTTCTTAATCAAATGGCAAGCCGAACCATAAATAATTATTTTCCCGCTATTTTTTGCTTCTTCTATCACATAAGTTTCCAATCTCGCGCCGTTGGTATTATCAACTACTAAAACCTTTTCTCCGGCCAATATACCTACTTTTTTTATTAAATCTTTATCTATACCTATGCTTCCCACATAATTTAAATTTTCTCCGGTCACTATTGCTTTATGAATTTTAGATCTTAATATCCACCTCATATTATTAAAAATTGAGAATTTTCTACTTTTAGTTTACTCTTTTTTTTTAATTTTGTCAATTTAATTTAAAAAGGTGTTTCACCAACACCTTTTTGAAAACTCCCTCCTGCTTCTTTTCTCCCTTTCTTTTCGGGGGATCAATGATTCTCCGCGAGAATCGAGAATGGTTAAAATGTTTTTTAAAAATTCAGAGACATATGTTTTCCAGCCCACTGGATACATCAGGGGATGTTTTTTAATCTTTTTAAACCCATAAGATTTTAAAATAACCGATAGCCTGATCGTGTGCGTCCAATGAGAAATAATGACTATCTCTACCTTATCAATCTTTATCCCTTTTTCTTGCAGAACCCTCTTCATTTCTTTTACGTTCTGCCATGAATCCAATGACCTGTCTTCAATCCAAATTTTCTCTGGCTGAATTCCATAATTGTCAATTAGATAATCCTTCATCAATTTTGAGGCGGGTTCTGTCTGCAAAAAAGAAGGTAAAAATATTCCACCAGTGCAAAAAAGTACATCTACTTTGTTGTTCAAAAACAATCTTGCTCCTTCGTCGCACCGAATCTTTGTATCCACGGTGGTCAACATATTTTGCCTTATCACCCTCACCCCATTTACTACTTCATATCCAATTCCGCACGAAGGGACAAATCCTATTTTCATCTAATCCTCCTTTTGTTGTTTAAGTTTTAATTGTTTTTTGATTTAATTATTTGATAATATAACAAAAATTGGAAAAAAGTCAAGCTAAATAAAAATTTAGGGTTCACAACCCTAAATTTGAAAATTCGTCCTAAAAGCCAATGTTTATGCGGGTTTGCGGAGGTCGATTTTTGGGGACTATCCCCCGTTTAAATTTATTCCTTGCAACAATCTAAAATTTTTTGGACAACTTTGCCTAATTTAGAAAAAATTGAAACTTTTTCGTTTTCATCTAAATTTATTTCCCCATCACTATTTATTGCCTTTACATCTTTAACATCAATTAAATTTAAATTAATCCCCCAAAAAATATTCCACAAATCATAACTTTTTTTAAACAATTCTTCTGCTTCCTCTTTTCGCCCTTCATTTAATTTTTTAGTGCCCACTTCCATAAACCTCATAGAAGCACTGAGTAAATGTTTAGATATACACCATATTTCTCCTTCGGGATTTTTAACAATTTGGGCTAAATATTTTTTTCTTAATTCTCTTGTCTCATTTAAAATTTCTAAATATTTTTTATCGTTTGTTTTATTATATGTAAAAAATAAATGCTCTTCAAGGCTAATTAAATTCATAATCGCTACTGCCAAATCTTCTTTAGAAGAAAGATCTATTTTGTCGCTTTCTTTAAAATCTTTAATTTTTTTAAATAATTCTTCTAATTCCATATATTAATAACAAATTAAAGCCATAATAAGGCTGCCCAAAATTAATAAAGACAAGGGTAAAATAACTTTTTGATAAGGAAAAGCCGCTTTGCCCCCTCTTTTAGACCTTAAATATTTATCCCATAAAATCCCCATAGCGGCTATTATAACACCAACAATGGAACCAAAAATTAAACGATTTATTCCTAATATAGTCATACATCCTTCCAGTAAACCGATATAATGAAATGGGATAAAAACCAAAAGCCACCATGCCAAAGTTAAAAGTGCTAATCCTATTAATGGTTTTTTTGTCTTTTTTTTATATAGCCAACGCCAAGTCCAAATAGCTAAAGCTAAAATCAGGGCTCCAATCCAAATACCGGAAATAACATCATCAACTTTAAGCCACCGTGACAGGCCTACGCCAGCGGCTATACCTATAGTGCAAACAGGACACATAATTTAAATAATTTTTCAATTTTACTACAAGGGGGGTCAACAAATTAAAGCTCTTCTTTCTGGAATTTTATTTCCTGCGTTTCATCTAATTTTCTAAGAAGTTTAGTTAATTCTGCCACATGCTCTTTTTCGTCATTTCTAATATGACTTAAAATTTTTTTGATTTCTTCTTCACTCGCTTCATCTATATGCTCTTGATATTGATTAATGGCTCCCAATTCTCCTATTAAATCCTCTCTTAAATTTTTTAAATCTCTATTGTTCATATAATATATGTTTTATATTTTAACGACCTTTTATTTATTTTATATTATAACAAATTTTAATAATTAGCAAAATAAAAACCAATTAATATGCTTTGGCGAAAATAACTTTTTTTGATGCTCTTTTCCCACAAACAACACACTTGCTCTCTTCGCTTTTTTCTTTCTCATCTAATATGCATCTAATGGTGGCGGTAGTTTCTTCTTTTACTTTGTCCTCGCATTTTGAATCACCACACCAATAAGCATTTATAAAACCATCTTGTTCGCTTTTAGTAAATCTGTTTTTTAAATCTTTATAAGAATTTACCTGAACAGTTAATTCTTGGCTATATTGTTTAGCGCGATTATAAAGATTTAATTGTATATCATCTAATAAAATCTTAATCTCTTTAATTAAAGTGTTTATGTGAATTTCTGTTTTTACTCCTGTATCACGCCTTACTGCTACCACAGTATTATTTTTAACATCACGAGGGCCAATCTCAATCCGCAAAGGCGTGC encodes the following:
- the panD gene encoding Aspartate 1-decarboxylase precursor, with the translated sequence MRWILRSKIHKAIVTGENLNYVGSIGIDKDLIKKVGILAGEKVLVVDNTNGARLETYVIEEAKNSGKIIIYGSACHLIKKGDEIIIMGFELTGKRIKPKIILVDKNNKFVKFL